The proteins below are encoded in one region of Epinephelus lanceolatus isolate andai-2023 chromosome 7, ASM4190304v1, whole genome shotgun sequence:
- the casp3b gene encoding caspase-3b has product MAEPCGDGGVQSGGDTVDALKLFRKRSDKEPAGNGKTPEEVDSAPSGKTAGSDPFRYKMDYPCLGKCLIINNKNFDRDTGMNARNGTDVDAAAAMQIFSKLGYKCQVANDQTVEQMKQLLRDVSMEDHSKSASFACVLLSHGDEGIIYGTDGCEKFEELTKYFKGNRCMGLVGKPKLFFIQACRGSELDDGSLIEADSVEEQTSARIPVEADFLYAYSTAPGYYSWRNTYNGSWFMQSLCEMLQRFSGELELMQIMTRVNRKVALYFESSSNLPGFSGKKQIPCIVSMLTKDFYFPS; this is encoded by the exons gTCGGATAAAGAACCCGCAGGCAATGGTAAGACTCCTGAGGAAGTGGACTCTGCCCCCAGCGGTAAAACAGCAGGCTCTGACCCTTTCCGCTACAAGATGGACTACCCCTGCCTTGGGAAGTGTCTCATTATCAACAATAAGAACTTCGACAGGGACACAG GGATGAATGCCCGTAACGGGACGGATgtggatgctgctgctgctatgcAGATCTTCTCTAAGCTGGGATATAAGTGCCAGGTGGCCAATGATCAGACCGTGGAACAGATGAAACAACTGTTGCGAGATG TATCCATGGAGGACCACAGTAAAAGTGCATCATTTGCGTGTGTATTGCTAAGTCACGGAGATGAGGGGATAATATACGGCACTGACGGCTGTGAAAAGTTTGAAGAGCTGACGAAATACTTTAAAGGAAATCGCTGTATGGGTCTGGTGGGGAAGCCGAAGCTCTTCTTCATACAG GCGTGCCGTGGGTCAGAACTGGACGATGGAAGCCTCATCGAAGCCGACAGTGTAGAGGAGCAAACATCAGCGAGGATTCCTGTGGAGGCAGATTTCCTGTATGCGTATTCCACTGCTCCAG GCTACTACTCATGGAGAAACACATACAACGGCTCCTGGTTCATGCAGTCGCTGTGCGAGATGTTGCAGCGTTTCAGTGGAGAGCTCGAGCTGATGCAGATCATGACCCGGGTCAACCGCAAGGTGGCGCTATACTTCGAGTCCTCCTCCAACCTACCTGGATTTAGTGGCAAGAAGCAGATACCCTGTATCGTCTCAATGTTGACCAAAGACTTCTACTTTCCTTCATAa